From a single Candidatus Defluviilinea gracilis genomic region:
- a CDS encoding transposase, producing the protein MTTFVSFVGVDIASASFWPVLEHSRKVTVKPTKFENDENGFVSFLGWLQEHNLNESTVVCMNTGAIVKAGTSKPVVMVAVEPPLNIQRKFPVNASKTDELDCQYIAESLRMRTNSPCGNREPRFWSKSSYC; encoded by the coding sequence ATGACAACATTTGTATCCTTTGTAGGTGTCGATATTGCATCCGCTTCTTTCTGGCCAGTGTTGGAACACAGCCGGAAAGTCACGGTCAAACCAACGAAATTCGAGAATGACGAAAATGGTTTCGTCTCCTTTCTCGGCTGGTTGCAGGAACACAACCTGAACGAAAGCACCGTGGTGTGTATGAACACAGGCGCTATAGTGAAGGCTGGCACTTCCAAGCCAGTGGTTATGGTGGCGGTCGAACCGCCGTTGAACATCCAGCGCAAGTTTCCTGTGAACGCTTCCAAAACCGATGAACTGGACTGCCAGTATATCGCCGAGAGCCTGCGCATGCGGACAAACTCTCCTTGTGGAAACCGAGAGCCGAGATTTTGGAGCAAGTCAAGCTACTGTTGA
- a CDS encoding transposase gives MQETLDPRSLAAFIGICPIKHESGSSSTRLQLHDTLGPKLRKLLMAACPCVRTKSSFSNTFTAKSRMASTKTGPQQHPKQVLKIACACPSQQPYLPNYVAVNPLVFQKTLTAS, from the coding sequence ATGCAGGAAACACTCGATCCAAGAAGTTTGGCGGCTTTCATCGGCATCTGCCCGATCAAGCATGAAAGTGGCTCTTCCTCTACTCGGCTCCAACTTCACGACACTTTGGGCCCAAAGTTACGCAAACTCCTTATGGCGGCCTGCCCGTGCGTACGCACAAAAAGCAGTTTCAGCAATACTTTTACCGCAAAGTCGCGGATGGCAAGCACAAAAACTGGCCCTCAACAACATCCAAAACAAGTCCTCAAGATTGCTTGTGCGTGTCCCTCGCAACAACCCTACCTTCCCAACTATGTTGCTGTCAATCCCCTGGTTTTTCAAAAAACCTTGACGGCTTCATAG
- a CDS encoding pyrimidine 5'-nucleotidase has protein sequence MRFSTLFFDLDDTLYPNSNGLWQAIRGRIQQYMIERMGIPEKDAPALREQYFKMYGTTLRGLQARHKIDTDDFLAFVHALPLGDYITPNPIQRDIIASLPQRKLVFTNADANHARRVLAALDLGDLFTGIVDINAVAPYCKPMPESFAIAQELADEPDPRKCVMIDDLSRTTRAALDVGMASILYGTDEPTSEASGVLTDWTRLPILLGN, from the coding sequence ATGCGATTCTCAACCCTCTTCTTCGACCTCGACGACACGCTCTACCCAAACTCCAACGGTTTATGGCAGGCGATCCGCGGGCGCATCCAGCAATATATGATCGAGCGCATGGGCATCCCTGAAAAAGACGCGCCCGCCTTGCGCGAACAGTATTTCAAAATGTATGGCACCACGTTGCGAGGTTTACAGGCGCGGCACAAGATCGATACGGATGATTTTCTCGCCTTTGTTCATGCTCTGCCTCTCGGCGATTACATCACCCCCAACCCGATTCAACGGGACATAATCGCTTCGCTTCCCCAACGGAAACTGGTCTTCACCAACGCCGACGCTAATCACGCCCGACGCGTCCTCGCCGCGCTCGACCTCGGCGATCTCTTCACCGGCATCGTGGATATCAACGCGGTCGCGCCGTATTGCAAGCCCATGCCCGAATCCTTTGCCATTGCGCAGGAACTTGCCGACGAACCCGACCCGCGCAAGTGCGTGATGATCGACGACCTGTCGCGCACCACCCGCGCCGCATTGGATGTAGGCATGGCAAGCATTTTGTACGGAACCGATGAACCCACCTCCGAAGCGAGCGGCGTATTGACCGATTGGACTCGTTTACCGATATTGTTGGGAAATTAG